From the genome of Halorussus caseinilyticus, one region includes:
- the rpiA gene encoding ribose-5-phosphate isomerase RpiA has product MKTTGGSDAEKRAAGESAAEAVEDGTVVGLGTGSTAAHAIRAIGRKVDSGLDVRGIPTSFQSRELAKEAAIPLTSLDEANAVHLAIDGADQFSGPHLVKGGGAAHAREKIVDAAANRLLVVADPSKAAGQLDHPIPVEVLPDARTTVVDDVRALGGSPSLRTAERKDGPVVTDNGNLVLDCDFGEIANPAELADDLSGLPGAVEHGLFVGMADEVHVGTDDGVDVKRF; this is encoded by the coding sequence ATGAAGACGACCGGCGGAAGCGACGCGGAAAAACGGGCGGCGGGCGAGAGCGCGGCCGAGGCGGTCGAAGACGGCACGGTGGTCGGTCTCGGCACGGGTTCGACCGCGGCCCACGCGATTCGGGCCATCGGCCGGAAGGTGGACAGCGGTCTCGACGTGCGCGGAATCCCGACCTCCTTCCAGTCGCGGGAACTGGCGAAGGAGGCCGCGATTCCGCTCACGAGTCTGGACGAGGCGAACGCGGTCCACCTCGCCATCGACGGGGCCGACCAGTTCTCGGGTCCGCATCTGGTGAAGGGCGGCGGCGCGGCCCACGCCCGCGAGAAAATCGTGGACGCGGCCGCCAACCGCCTGCTCGTGGTGGCCGACCCGAGCAAGGCCGCGGGCCAACTCGACCACCCGATTCCGGTTGAGGTCCTGCCCGACGCCAGAACGACCGTGGTCGACGACGTGCGGGCGCTCGGGGGGTCGCCCTCCCTCCGGACCGCCGAGCGAAAGGACGGCCCGGTCGTGACCGACAACGGCAACCTCGTGCTGGACTGCGACTTCGGGGAAATCGCCAACCCCGCGGAACTCGCAGACGACCTCTCGGGACTTCCGGGCGCGGTCGAACACGGCCTGTTCGTCGGGATGGCCGACGAGGTTCACGTCGGCACGGACGACGGCGTGGACGTGAAACGCTTCTGA
- a CDS encoding ABC transporter ATP-binding protein, with product MPASDSDAESDAGTEQGDSEGQPREEAVSLRDVRKTYFLGEPVHALDGVDLSIPRGSYTAVMGPSGSGKSTLLNLIGCLDTPTEGEVWVNGREVSAISQRKRTTARGEEIGFVFQTFNLMPKLTAAENVALPLVFQGVGKSERIDRAKDLLSQVGLGNRGDHRPNELSGGQRQRVAIARALAADPAIILADEPTGNLDQETGKQIMGLFQRLHDEGNTILMVTHERPIAEHAQRVIHVLDGTVEKIEEIDSPRRVEPDLP from the coding sequence ATGCCTGCCAGCGACTCGGACGCCGAGTCCGACGCGGGGACCGAGCAGGGGGATTCGGAGGGGCAACCACGGGAGGAGGCCGTCTCGCTCCGGGACGTGCGCAAGACGTACTTCCTCGGCGAGCCAGTCCACGCCTTGGACGGCGTTGACCTGTCGATTCCGCGAGGGTCCTACACCGCGGTCATGGGACCGAGCGGGTCGGGCAAGAGTACGCTCCTGAACCTCATCGGATGTCTCGACACCCCCACCGAGGGCGAGGTGTGGGTCAACGGCCGGGAGGTGTCGGCTATCTCCCAGCGGAAGCGAACCACGGCCCGCGGCGAGGAAATCGGCTTCGTCTTCCAGACGTTCAACCTCATGCCGAAACTCACCGCCGCCGAGAACGTCGCTCTCCCTCTCGTCTTTCAGGGCGTCGGCAAGAGCGAGCGCATCGACCGGGCGAAAGACCTGCTCTCGCAGGTCGGACTCGGGAATCGAGGCGACCACCGGCCGAACGAACTCTCGGGCGGCCAGCGCCAGCGAGTCGCCATCGCCCGCGCGCTGGCGGCGGACCCGGCAATCATCCTCGCCGACGAACCCACCGGGAACTTGGACCAAGAGACGGGCAAACAGATTATGGGCCTGTTCCAGCGACTCCACGACGAGGGCAACACGATTCTGATGGTGACTCACGAGCGACCCATCGCGGAACACGCCCAGCGCGTGATTCACGTGTTGGACGGCACCGTCGAGAAAATCGAGGAAATCGACTCTCCTCGGCGCGTCGAACCCGACCTCCCCTGA
- a CDS encoding DUF1931 family protein encodes MADLIVKAAVKDALDDKNVASDFYDALDERVDELLDEAARRAEANDRKTVQPRDL; translated from the coding sequence ATGGCAGACCTCATCGTCAAAGCCGCTGTCAAGGACGCACTGGACGACAAGAACGTGGCGTCGGACTTCTACGACGCCCTCGACGAGCGCGTCGACGAACTCCTCGACGAGGCTGCCCGCCGCGCCGAGGCCAACGACCGAAAGACTGTCCAGCCCCGCGACCTTTAA